A window from Leptospira wolffii serovar Khorat str. Khorat-H2 encodes these proteins:
- a CDS encoding pyridoxal phosphate-dependent aminotransferase, with the protein MEWNARRLDVIEPSPTLAISAKAAELKKQGEDIVSFGAGEPDFETPAHIKEAAKKAIDKGQTRYTAVSGTVELKDAIITKFKRDNGLEYSRNQIIVGTGGKQVIYNFFLAILNPGDEVIIPAPYWVSYADIVRLAEGKAVIVPTSKEKEFRISPEELEKAITPKTKAVVINSPSNPTGSAYSRAELEALGKVILKHKIMVLSDDIYESIVFDGFQFSNLAMLSPELKELTFVANGVSKAYSMTGWRIGYGAGPVEIIRNMDTIQSQSTSNPSSISQAAAEAALTGDQECVKEMAKAFQKRRDLIVGLLRQIPGVEVNVPQGAFYVFPYLSGVYETEGFKKLAASSSETSKSKLFCAHLLDKYKVAAVPGIAFGDDNALRLSYAMGEKDIEKGVARISEMVRDLSR; encoded by the coding sequence ATGGAGTGGAACGCTAGGAGGCTGGATGTAATCGAGCCTTCACCTACTTTGGCAATCAGTGCCAAGGCGGCCGAGTTAAAAAAACAAGGCGAAGACATCGTGAGTTTCGGAGCCGGAGAACCGGATTTCGAAACGCCCGCTCATATCAAAGAAGCGGCCAAGAAAGCGATCGATAAAGGACAGACCCGTTACACGGCGGTATCGGGAACGGTCGAATTAAAAGACGCAATCATAACCAAATTCAAACGGGACAACGGTCTCGAATATTCCAGAAACCAAATTATCGTAGGAACCGGCGGTAAGCAGGTGATTTATAATTTCTTCCTCGCGATTCTGAATCCGGGGGACGAGGTGATCATACCTGCGCCTTACTGGGTGAGTTATGCGGATATCGTACGATTAGCGGAAGGAAAAGCGGTCATCGTTCCCACCTCTAAAGAAAAGGAGTTTCGTATCTCTCCTGAGGAATTGGAGAAAGCGATCACTCCTAAGACCAAGGCTGTCGTAATCAATTCGCCTTCTAATCCGACGGGTTCCGCCTATTCTCGAGCGGAGTTGGAAGCACTGGGCAAGGTTATCTTAAAGCATAAGATCATGGTCCTAAGTGACGATATCTATGAAAGCATAGTGTTCGACGGATTCCAATTTTCGAACTTGGCTATGCTTTCTCCTGAATTGAAGGAACTCACTTTCGTGGCAAACGGAGTATCCAAGGCTTATTCCATGACTGGTTGGAGAATCGGTTACGGCGCTGGGCCGGTCGAAATCATCCGTAATATGGATACCATCCAAAGCCAGTCCACTTCCAATCCTTCTTCCATTTCCCAAGCGGCAGCGGAAGCGGCTCTGACCGGAGACCAAGAATGCGTGAAAGAAATGGCAAAGGCCTTCCAAAAACGCAGGGATTTGATCGTGGGACTTCTCCGACAGATTCCGGGTGTGGAAGTGAACGTGCCGCAGGGCGCATTCTACGTATTTCCTTATCTGAGCGGCGTATACGAAACGGAAGGTTTCAAAAAGCTCGCAGCTTCTTCATCGGAAACCAGTAAGAGCAAATTATTCTGTGCTCATCTTCTGGATAAATACAAGGTCGCCGCCGTTCCGGGAATCGCGTTCGGAGACGACAATGCATTAAGACTCTCTTATGCGATGGGAGAGAAGGATATAGAGAAGGGTGTAGCGAGAATTTCGGAAATGGTTCGGGATCTCTCCCGTTAA
- a CDS encoding SH3 domain-containing protein produces the protein MHSGRILFLLVLGFSFFPIFGEGKREFIVLEPGSDLVLFPEKKSEVLRKLPFGEILYSENQKETESKYQLLTDRDGLRGWVDSRYVFRIGNKGTYTVVTKAIERLLYQDSGPGELESVFTYLSKVEEGPVFQGNEFLFLKIRRLVVLQRYLEVLQSSEYKNKSRQKLEDLLKNLPSETGVYSKNGIWTDSLTNAKEGSKVRVRPEAYWRVAEAYPNSKPGDFAAYLAVKHTPEIRCGRDPICVLADEENRRLKYLLLQPNGNYSAIFSSQLEKRLVGFTKDRETLLCDTKLPKEESIRSFRSKVQELPARYGKKFHPKVRIIEEECSKK, from the coding sequence ATGCATTCGGGCCGAATCCTTTTCCTGCTAGTTCTCGGATTCTCTTTCTTTCCGATTTTCGGAGAAGGAAAAAGAGAATTCATCGTGTTGGAACCCGGCTCGGATCTAGTTCTTTTTCCAGAAAAGAAATCCGAAGTATTACGCAAGCTTCCTTTCGGAGAGATTCTATACTCCGAAAACCAGAAAGAGACAGAAAGCAAATACCAACTCCTGACCGACCGGGACGGACTCAGGGGTTGGGTGGATTCTCGTTATGTTTTCCGGATCGGAAATAAGGGCACATATACCGTCGTAACTAAAGCCATAGAAAGGCTTTTGTACCAGGATTCCGGACCGGGAGAATTAGAATCCGTCTTTACCTACCTTTCCAAAGTGGAAGAAGGTCCCGTTTTCCAAGGAAACGAATTCCTATTCTTGAAAATCAGAAGGCTGGTGGTTTTGCAGAGATATCTGGAAGTGCTGCAATCTTCGGAATACAAAAATAAATCCAGGCAAAAATTGGAGGATCTGCTCAAGAATCTTCCTTCGGAAACGGGAGTATATTCTAAAAATGGAATATGGACCGATAGTCTGACCAACGCTAAGGAAGGTTCCAAGGTTCGGGTTAGGCCGGAGGCATATTGGAGGGTCGCCGAGGCCTATCCGAATTCCAAACCGGGGGACTTCGCGGCCTATCTTGCCGTGAAGCACACTCCGGAAATCCGTTGCGGAAGGGATCCAATCTGCGTCTTGGCGGACGAGGAAAACAGAAGGCTGAAATACCTTTTGCTGCAACCGAACGGAAATTATTCTGCGATATTCTCTTCCCAGTTGGAAAAACGATTAGTGGGTTTTACCAAGGATAGGGAAACCCTTCTATGCGATACCAAATTGCCGAAAGAAGAGAGCATTAGAAGCTTTAGATCCAAGGTACAGGAATTGCCGGCAAGATACGGAAAGAAATTCCATCCTAAAGTTAGGATCATCGAAGAGGAATGCTCTAAGAAGTGA
- a CDS encoding alpha/beta fold hydrolase, translating to MKLAFRHYPAKEGKKFSSPIIILHGLFGSSKNWMGVADFLSQFSEVYALDLRNHGDSPHSSEHTLSAMAEDVREFLSDRDIPQIILLGHSMGGLVAMTIALENPEIVQHLIIQDISPRDYEFRYDSELSVLNTDVSGFQNRQEVDTAVSGFVPDPFIRNFLLMNLERREEGGYRWKLNVSGISGSRRMFESQFRGENKTYPREVLFILGGASEYFGEKDKEIALRYFPFAKFETIPGGDHYIHFTKAPEFKKILTDYLSSI from the coding sequence GTGAAACTCGCGTTTCGACATTATCCCGCTAAGGAAGGCAAAAAGTTTTCCTCCCCGATCATCATTCTACACGGACTCTTCGGCTCTTCCAAAAATTGGATGGGCGTCGCCGATTTCTTGAGTCAATTTTCCGAAGTCTATGCCCTGGATCTCAGAAACCATGGTGATTCTCCCCATTCTTCCGAGCATACTCTAAGCGCGATGGCGGAGGATGTAAGGGAGTTTTTGTCCGACAGAGATATTCCTCAAATCATTCTGCTGGGCCATTCTATGGGAGGGCTTGTGGCGATGACTATCGCTCTCGAGAATCCGGAAATCGTACAGCATCTGATTATCCAGGATATCTCGCCCCGAGACTATGAATTCCGTTACGATTCCGAATTGTCCGTTCTAAACACGGATGTTTCCGGATTCCAAAATCGCCAGGAAGTCGATACGGCTGTTTCCGGTTTCGTCCCGGATCCATTCATCCGGAATTTTCTACTCATGAATTTGGAGAGGAGAGAGGAAGGAGGTTATCGTTGGAAATTGAACGTTTCCGGAATCTCCGGTTCTCGCAGAATGTTCGAATCTCAATTTCGGGGGGAGAATAAGACCTATCCCCGGGAGGTTCTTTTCATACTCGGAGGAGCTTCCGAGTATTTCGGAGAAAAGGATAAGGAGATCGCGCTACGCTATTTTCCTTTCGCAAAATTCGAGACGATTCCGGGTGGGGACCATTATATTCATTTTACGAAGGCCCCCGAATTTAAGAAAATCCTAACGGATTATCTTTCTTCTATTTGA